One segment of Plasmodium vivax chromosome 14, whole genome shotgun sequence DNA contains the following:
- a CDS encoding hypothetical protein, conserved (encoded by transcript PVX_122255A), protein MPLFFSHVPLLFSCDRLNLHVGEAITPRTNSHHKNGIAVKGNSEETPFHPAQALYPLTLIFKQKSKLEEMNEDGSNSIIIEDIIRKHIEEKKELVGKMIKFRDRIPLVEYKKNDDEMYICSRYYFIGDIYIKVKKEKDKFRLTFVGSKEGDDEEHSKKSLLEKSPLEKSHSEKLPLEKSPPEKSPPEKSHSWTFADEKKSTLREMSREDEDADQLHTEASNDKLREYTDNDQLNAGEETDELNTEVDNEMINGEMENELLSTELYSQMLNSDLCSQMLNTQLDSEMLNAELYHQMPYTDCENWVLSKFRKKKFIIILSGTSGGGKSTLSCLLGLFLNIRRILSTDVVREILRKYKVKDDKYLKFSTYESWKVNGSEDEGGASSSGSGIAVESGGGSSIGVNSGGSSSIAADSGGGKGEPEASKAEDAETRLRRRCIENYAKQCELLFTYIDDIINDHIRSNESIIIEGVHLNADMMEKLNKKYPNSIIYFLVYINDRETSIRRFSSRSVHSHTEENKYIKNINYINDIQKYLLERTKCLHPPINYIENIDIYNSLEKVLRIIYSFG, encoded by the coding sequence atgcccctttttttttcgcatgtGCCACTCCTCTTCTCCTGTGATAGGCTCAATTTGCACGTAGGAGAAGCGATAACCCCCCGGACGAACTCTCATCACAAGAATGGTATAGCTGTGAAAGGCAACTCAGAAGAGACCCCCTTCCACCCCGCGCAAGCTCTGTACCCCCTCACTCTTatatttaagcaaaaatCCAAGTTAGAAGAAATGAACGAAGATGGCTCGAACAGTATCATCATAGAAGATATAATCCGAAAACATattgaagagaaaaaggagctCGTTgggaaaatgataaaatttagAGACAGGATACCCCTAGTAGAGTATAAAAAGAACGATGAcgaaatgtacatatgctcGAGGTACTATTTTATAGGCGATATTTACAttaaggtgaagaaggagaaggacaaGTTTAGGCTCACGTTTGTGGGGAGTAAGGAGGGCGACGACGAGGAGCACTCGAAGAAGTCGCTACTGGAGAAGTCACCCCTGGAGAAGTCGCATTCGGAGAAGTTGCCCCTGGAGAAGTCGCCACCGGAGAAGTCGCCACCGGAGAAGTCGCACAGTTGGACGTTTGCTGATGAGAAGAAGAGCACACTGAGGGAAATGTCCAGGGAAGACGAAGATGCGGACCAGCTGCATACAGAGGCATCCAATGATAAGCTGCGAGAGTACACAGACAATGACCAACTGAATGCAGGAGAAGAGACAGACGAACTGAACACAGAAGTAGACAACGAAATGATAAACGGTGAAATGGAAAACGAGCTGCTGAGCACAGAATTGTATAGCCAAATGCTGAACTCAGATTTGTGTAGCCAAATGTTGAATACTCAGTTGGACAGCGAAATGCTGAACGCAGAGTTGTACCACCAGATGCCGTATACAGACTGCGAAAATTGGGTTCTTTCCAAATttaggaaaaagaaatttatcattattttgaGTGGAACGTCTGGTGGGGGGAAGAGCACCCTTAGTTGTCTGTTGGGTCTTTTTTTGAACATTCGACGGATTCTATCGACGGATGTGGTGCGGGAGATTTTACGAAAGTACAAAGTGAAGGATGACAAGTATCTGAAGTTTTCAACGTACGAATCGTGGAAGGTGAACGGCAGCGAGGATGAGGGGGGCGCCAGCTCGAGCGGTAGTGGTATCGCTGTTGAGAGCGGCGGGGGTAGCAGTATAGGTGTTAATAGCGGCGGGAGTAGCAGTATAGCTGCTGATAGCGGCGGGGGTAAGGGCGAGCCCGAAGCGAGCAAAGCCGAGGATGCAGAAACGCGGCTAAGAAGGAGGTGCATCGAGAACTACGCGAAGCAGTGCGAATTGCTGTTCACCTACATCGATGACATTATTAACGATCACATAAGGAGTAACGAATCGATCATCATAGAAGGGGTGCATCTAAACGCAGACATGATGGAGAagctaaacaaaaaataccCAAACAGcattatctattttttagTATACATAAATGATAGGGAAACCAGCATTCGAAGATTTTCAAGCAGATCTGTACATTCCCACacggaagaaaataaatatataaaaaatattaactacATTAATGACATACAGAAGTATTTATTGGAAAGGACCAAATGTTTGCACCCGCcaattaattatattgaaaatattgaCATATATAATTCGCTGGAGAAGGTCCTTCGgataatttattcatttggttaa